The Thiomicrorhabdus lithotrophica DNA segment GGTGACAGCTGGTAATATGGATTCCATGGTCAATCACTATACCTCTGACCGCAAAATTCGTCACAACGATGCTTACACGCCTAATGATGTACACGGCAAACGTCCAGATAGAGCCGTTATGGTCTACACCAATCGCTGTCGTGAAGCCTTCAAAGGTGTACCGGTTATTATCGGTGGAATAGAAGCCAGTTTGCGTCGTATTGCCCACTATGACTATTGGTCTGACAAAGTGCGTGGTTCGGTCTTAATGGATTCTAAAGCAGATTTACTGCTTTATGGTAATGCCGAAAGAGCTTTGGTAGAAGTTGCACACAGAACCGCAGCAGGCGAACACCCAAAAGACATGCATGACATTCGTGGGGTTGCCTATATGACCAATCAAGTACCAGAAGGTTTTGTGGTCATTGATTCCACCAAAATCGACCAGCCAGGTAAAATTGATCCAATTCAAAACCCATATGACATGGTTAATGAAGAAAGCTGTGAGCAGAACAAGCAATCTTCAACAGAGAACAAAATAGATAATGGCGAAGGCAAAGGCGTTATTGTCGTCAATGTACCATTACACATTCCTAAAAATCACCCTAGAGACAAAACCGTTATTCGCATGCCTTCTTTAGAGCAGGTTAGAAAAGATCCAGTTCTCTATGCCCATGCTTCTCGTGTTTTTCACCTAGAAACCAACCCTGGGAATGCCCGTTCACTAGTGCAAAAGCATGGATCTCGAAACGTATGGATTAATCCGCCACCTATTCCATTGACCACACCTGAGATGGATAAAGTATTTGATTTACCTTACGCTCGCGCTCCGCATCCAGCTTACGGTGATGCAAAAATTCCAGCTTGGAATATGATTCGTTTCTCAGTCAATATTATGCGTGGTTGTTTTGGTGGTTGTACCTTCTGCTCTATTACCGAACACGAAGGCCGAATCATTCAAAACCGTTCAGAAGAATCTATTCTTAAAGAAGTAGAAGAGATTCGAGACAATGTCGAAGGCTTTACTGGCAACATCTCTGATTTAGGTGGCCCAACGGCGAACATGTGGCGTTTAGCTTGTAAAGACGAGCGTGTAGAGAGAAACTGTCGTCGCTTATCCTGTGTTTATCCAAGCATTTGCCGGTATCTCAACACCGACCAAACCCCACTGGTTCAACTCTACCGCAAGGCACGTAACTTGCCAGGAATTAAGCGTGTCTTTATCGCTTCGGGTTTACGATATGATCTTGCTGTCGAAACACCTGAATACGTTAAAGAACTCACACAACATCATGTTGGCGGTTATTTGAAAATTGCCCCTGAACACACAGAAGATGCACCACTTTCAAAAATGATGAAACCGGGTATTGGCACTTACGACCGTTTTGAAGAGATGTTTAACCAATACTCTAAAGAAGCGGGCAAAGAACAGTATCTTATCCCCTACTTCATTGCTGCCCATCCAGGTACCTCAGATGAAGATATGATGAACCTATCGTTATGGTTAAAACGCAAAGGGTTCCGTGCTGATCAGGTACAAGCTTTCTTACCTAGCCCAATGGCTATTGCTTCTGCCATGTATCATTCAGGACGCAATCCACTAAGAAAAGTGTTAAAAGAAAGCACTGACACGGTAGACAGCCCAAGAACCATGAAACAACGTCGTTTGCATAAAGCATTTTTGCGTTATCACGATGCTGAAAATTGGCCGTTACTACGTGAAGCGCTTAAAGAGATGGGGCGCGAAGATCTAATTGGTAATAGCAAAACTCACCTGGTTCCAACCTATCAACCTGCAGGTACAGGAAAGTCTGGTGGCGAAGGCGCAAGAACAGGTCGTAAACACGGTAAGCAAAAATTTGTCACCAAAGGTGCTGATCACAACCAAAGAAATAACCAAGGCCGAAAACGAAATGGTAGCTTAAAAAGAAAGAAAACCAGAGTGCAGGGATAAGTTTAGTGATCTGCATTTAATTCAATAAAAAACCCGCTTAACAAGTTATGCTAAGCGAGTTCTTTTTTATAAACGACCACTCCACACACCACACAAATGGGACAAAAAGTCCTGGTCAAAACAGTTTAATAGATTTAATTAGCGATGCTCTGCTTCTTCTCGATTGATTTAATATTGCTTAACATCGCAATAGAAATCACTAGTGCAACGACGAAGAAACCAGAAAAAACATACAAGGTTTCAGCATAAGAACCTGTTGAATCTTTGACCATCGAAATAATTAGCGGCCCTACCAATCCTGCCGCAGCCCAGGCTGTTAAGATATAGCCATGAATCGCGCCCAGTTCTTTGGTACCAAAGATATCTCCGATATACGCAGGAATGGATGCAAATCCACCGCCATAACAAGACATAATGAAATATAAAATAAATTGAAAAATAATAATTTCAGTAATCGATGGCAACACGTAAAACGCAACAGCTTGGGTCGCAAAGAAAATGATATAAACAATCGGCCTCGTTAAATAATCCGATAAAGACGCCCAGAAAATTCTACCCGCCCCATTAAAAATCCCCATCAAACCGACGGCTGCAGCAGCGGCAATGGCAGAGATTCCAAGTACCTCTTGTAACAGTGGTGAAGCCACACCAATAATCGCAATACCGCACGTTACGTTAATAAAGAGCATTAACCATAAACCATAGAATCGAGGTGTTTTGACGGCTTCATCACGCCCAAGCATGGCCAGATCTTGCTTGATTGTCTTATGGCCAGCTTCAACCTTTTTCTTGAATCCTTCAGGCAAATAACCCTCTTCAGGTTTTTCTAAATACAGTGCAGAAGCGAACATAATGACAAAATACGTCGCACCCAGAATAATAAACGTTGAAGATAATCCAACTTCAGAGATTAAGACCTTAATGGTTGGTCCCCAAATAGCGGATGCAAAACCAAAGCCCATAATCGCTAAACCAGTCGCCAACCCTCTTTTATCAGGAAACCATTTTACAAGCGTAGAAACCGGCGCAATATAACCAATACCGAGTCCACATCCGCCTACTACTCCGTAAAAGAAGTATAAAAGTAATTTGGACTCCATCAAGATGGCAAGACCTGATCCTGCTGTACCGATACCAAATAACACTGCAGCAATAATAGCCGCAACTTTAGGACCATTCTTCTCAACGAATTTACCCATTAAGGCTGCCGATAAACCTAAAAAGAAAATCGCGATACTAAAAGCAATTGTGACATCCGTTAATGTCCAATTCATCTCTTCTTTAATCGGGTTAACGTACACACTCCATGCGTATGCAGAACCGATACAAATATGAACCCCGACTGCGGCTAAGGCCATAAGCCATCTATTTTTTTGCATATAAAACCCTTTCAAAAACTTATCGTGTGTTAGATCTAAATTAATTTAGGCCAATATCGTTGAAAATCGAAGTATTGTCTATCTATAACCACGCTTTTAAAACTAAAAATTCTTACAACCCCATAAAAATGAAAATCATCTATGTATTATTTTGCAATAAATAGAACTGTAATATAAAAACGGCTCAGCTTAATACTCACTATTTTGACCTTGCATATTTGGGTTATATTGTTTTTCCATATCACCTTTTTTTATCATATTATAGGGAGTCGTCATTCAAGCAAGTTCAAATTACTTTCAAAGAGGCAATATGCAATACACAGAATTAGGAAATACTTCAATCAAAGTAAGTAAAATCTGTTTAGGCACCATGACGTGGGGCGAGCAAAATACCCAATTAGAAGCCTTTGAACAAATGGATTATGCACTCGAACAAGGCGTAAATTTTTGGGACACAGCAGAACTCTATTCCGTTCCACCTAAAGCTGAAACCTATGGTTCAACCGAGCGTATTATCGGCAATTGGTTTACCCAAACTGGACGACGAGATGAAGTGGTATTAGCTTCTAAAATAGCTGGCCCGGCTGAATTTGTTGAACACATTCGTGGAGGCAAGACACGCTTTAATCAAACAACTATTGAAACTGCTTTAAATCAATCACTCAAACGCTTACAGACAGACTATATAGATCTATACCAACTGCATTGGCCAGAACGCCCAACAAATTATTTTGGACAACTTGGCTTTGAATATCCTAAAAGCTCACCAAAAGATTTAACACCAATGGCAGAAACCCTAGAGGCGCTATCACAACAGGTAAAAGCAGGTAAAATTCGTAGTATTGGTTTGTCAAATGAAACGGCTTGGGGAACCATGAAGTTTATCCAACTCGCTAAAGAGCTTGGCTTGGAAAAAATTGTCTCGGTACAAAACCCGTACAACCTTTTAAATCGAAGTTATGAAGTGGGGCTAGCTGAAATTGCCCATCAAGAAAATGTGGGCTTACTCGCCTATTCACCACTAGCTTTCGGTGTGTTAGCCGGCAAGTATCTTAATAACCAATGGCCTGAAAAAGCACGTATCACCCTCTTCCCGCGTTTTGATCGATACCTTAATCCGCAAGCCCAAGCCGCGACTGAAGCTTACTATGATTTAGCTAAAAAGCATGAGCTGTCGCTCACACAAATGGCACTAAGCTATGTCAATACACGGCCATTTGTCACTAGCAATATCATCGGAGCCACGACTATGGAACAGCTTAAAGAGAACATCGATTCCATCCACACCAAGCTAAACGATGAGCTACTCACAGAGTTAGAACAAATCCATCAAAAATACACCTATCCTTCACCTTAGCAAAACTGAAGTTTAATGTGAACTTGTTAAAGTAACTCTGTTTGTTTTAACCAGGCCTGCTAATTCAGTCGTTGTTTTTAAACTATTTGAAAGACTGATCTTGTGAAGCAATCTGACAATGTGTAGAACGATTAAAACGCCATTTTGCAAACCACTCATACCCCATTTTCAACAACCAATTAATCGGTTTAAAGCTTGCAACTTTTGCAAGCACCCGCCATCTAGGTAATTCAGACCACATTAAGATAAATGCATCCACACCTAAATGCACTTGCTGATTGGCGTCAATCGCATGAATATGCTTCAAAGCGGTGACTAAATCAATATTCAAACTTGCCAAGGCATCAACATGCTGACTAATCGCTAGCCATTCAATTGTCCCTGGCGGCGTAATAGTTTGATAGTAGGCAATCTCTTTCGAACACAACCCACATTGATCATCAAAAAATATGCTTATCATTATTTAAGCCTTTCTCCTAACCCACAAACTAATAGTTTGTTAATGTAATTTAGGGTGTAACCGTTGTTAAACCAAGTCCATTCCAAGCCTGCATGCCTCCTCGGTACCAATGAATCTTGTGGGCGGGATAACCCATGCTAACCAAGGTTTTAATATTGGTTGGAGATTGACCACACCAAGGTCCATTACAAAACATGACTAACTCTTTAGCATTTGTAAAATCCCAAATACCTTGGTCAACGACCGCCCCAAAACGTAAGGTCAAAATACCTTCCACCGCAAAGGGTTCGTAGGTTGAGGCATTACGAAACAATTCTGTCCAAGGGATGTTGATTGAACCAGGAATGGTCCCTTTTGCTACCCAATCAGGGGTACGTGAATCAATGATTAACAGGCTTTTATCTCCATCCGATTTACGTTTCAGAAAATCCAAAAGCTCCAATTCACCAATCGTCTTTACCCCAGGCAATACGGTCATTGGCTGCACACAAAAAGGCGGACAAGCTCTAGATGTTAAGGCAAAATCTTTAACAATAGTATTGTCTGAATTCTGGTTACGCTGTATCACCAATGGTCTACCCTTGTGCATAACAGTAACAGAGGGTAAGTTGCTATCAATCTTTACCTTAAGCTCACTTTTCTTATTCTCAACAGAGTAAGCTTGTGCCGAGAAAATGAATAGAAATAGCGTTAATACCAATCTGATCATATGAGTCATAATTATCCCCTTTTAGATTCGTTTTGATGGCTATCACTTAAATATGTTAACAGAAACCGTAAACAAAAAATTCACGAGCAATTCATTCACCACCATTATAAAAATAAAGAATAAATCTGAATACAAGCTTAATCGTCTAAAAGTTAACATCCAAACTCAATTGCTTTACAATCTAAAACGCATTCACAATTTCTAATGCCTTAAAGGTTAGTCATGAGCGATCACAACACAACAAATATGCAGAGCAATTCCTCCAGTACCAAGCCAAAACCCGCTTCTCAAAACTCGGAAAAAGCTACCGAATATCTGCCTCCTCTAGTTGTAACCAAAGCCTATAACCTAATCACCGGTGATGAAGACTCTCGTGTTTGCAAAGAGATACCTGAGCAGGCCTGTCGCCACCAACCCAGAAATTTCTTTGGCTATTTAATCGCCAACTTTTTAGGGAAAGTGGCCGACGAACTCGCCAGCGCAAAACTCATTTTACCTTGGTTAATGGGGGCTTTAGGCGCACCTTCGGCGCTGGTTGGTTTTTTGGTGCCGATTCGAGAATCGGGGGTGTTGTTGCCGCAGTTATTTGTGGCCGCTAAAGTTCGTAATCGTCCCAGACGTAAAGGAGTTTGGTTATTGGGAGCCGCATTATCAGGTTTTGCACTTATCTTAATGGCCATTACTGCGATATCGTTTACTGGTGCGACCGCAGGTTGGATGATTCTTTTTGCGTTAGTGGTATTTAGTTTAGCTAGAGGCTTGTGCTCAGTGTCCGCTAAAGACGTGTTAGGTAAAACAGTATCTAAAGGCAAACGTGGGGTGTTAATGGGTGTGAGTGCAGGGCTTGCAGGTGTAGCCGGCTTAGTGGTGGGGATTTATATTGAGTTTTACAATTCAACTCCACCGATTGAACTGTTGGCTTGGTTATTGTTATTTGGCGGCATCCTGTGGTTTATCGCCCTACTATTTTTTAACACCATTAACGAACACGATGGTGCTACCGAGGGCGGTGGAAACGCTATTAAAACGGCCTTTGAAAGCTTCTCGTTACTTAAAACCGACCTACCATTTCGCCATTACGTCATCGGCCGAATTCTTCTATTGAGCAGTGCCTTAGTACCGCCGTTCTATATTTTAATCGCCCAAGAGTACAGTGCAGGTGAACTTACGGGCTTGGGGATGTTAATTATCAGTGCAGGTATTGCCAGTATGGTAAGTGCCCCGTTATGGGGTAAGCTCGGTGATTACTCAAGTAAGTTGGTGATGGCGTTTGCTTCTGTGGGCATTGGTGCGTTAGGCGTGGCGCTTTTCACCCTTATTGAAGCCGACAGTAACTGGTTACTCAACCCACTTACACACGCTTTCTTTTTCTTTGCGATCACTGTCTTTCATGGCGGTGTGCGTCTAGGTCGAAAAATTTACCTGGTTGATTTAGCCAACGAACATACTCGCGCCACCTATGTCGCTTTAAGTAACACGGTAATTGGCATTGCGATGTTAACAGGTGGACTCATTGGTTTGCTGGCGGATATTATTTCGATTCACTTTGTCATATTACTACTCAGCCTCATCGCTTTTGCCGCCGCTTGGTGGAATGCACGTTTAAAAGAGGTTAGCGTTAAAGGTGATTAACAAGAAGCACTGACAAAATTATCGCCTAAAAACATAACCATCCCAAGAGATTCATAATGCCTTATAAAAAACCTGCTTAACAACTTTGCTAAGCGGTATTTTTATTAAGAGCGCTATTAAGGCTTACTCATTCTTTAAACGTGATTAAATCAGCTGTCTAGCTATCAATTAAGTGGACACACTTCACTGCCAGATTGAACTGCATAAACACTAGTAATACCAGAGTGTGAACGGAGTTTTTCAACCACCAATGCGTAATCAAAAAACGATACCTCTTTAGTAAACTCAATTTCCACATGACCACTCTTTCTAACATTATAAGATGCTTGACTATCTAACCCCGAGTCAAACAATATTTCTGATACCGCAATATCCGCAGTAGCTTGAACCAGCATCTCTTCTTTGGTTAATGCATTTTCAGATGTACACCCTGTCAATAATAAAAAAAATGGTATGACTAAAAAAGTCATTTTTTTCATAACGTTATACTCAAAACGTAAACTGTTTAATATTTACAATAGCGGTCACAAAGAACGAGATCAAACCACTATTCATTGTTTTGCCTGGCGAATTGTATTCTCAACTTTACCAACCTTCTCAATCTCAACAGAGACAATATCACCATTAGAAAGCGCTTTTGTGCGCCCAGGAGTACCCATAAAAACTAAATCTCCAGGCATCAAAGTAAAATAACGGCTTAAATAACTGACCACTTTTGCTGGTTTGTGAATCATATTTCGTGTATTTTCTTGCTGCACCACTTGGCCATTCAACTTAGTCGTCAGCAGTAAATTGTTATAGTCTACACCCACCGTAATAACAGAACTAATCGGCCCAAATCCATCGCTGGCTTTTGACCGCATCCATTGTAAGTCCATAGCCTGCCAATCACGTTCCGTTAAGTCATTGCCCACTGTTACACCAAAAATAAAATCACCAGCTTGCGCTTCACTAATATTCTTAGCTTGCTTACCGATTACCAGTACTAATTCCCCTTCAAAGTGAACATTATTGGCATCACTCGGCAAATTCACCACCTCGCCAGAGGCAATCAAAGAACTAGGAAGTTTCAAAAATAGAGGAGGTGGACTATTCGGTGATGATGACAAGTGACTTGAAAAATTCATACCCACCGCAAACACTTTCTGTGGATTGGTTGGCAATACTAGCTTAACGCTTGATAGAGGGATTAACGCGCCATTTGCTTTCAACTCACCAAACAGACTGCCTGTCAAAGGTTGTATCTTATCGCCAGTTATTTTTCCGTAACTGAGCTGGTGATTAAATTCATAACGTACAATCTGACTGACATCAGAAAATGAAAAAGTGGGTAACAGCAAAATAGAGATTAAAATAATGTATTTCATGAACTGAATCCTACAAAAACTGAATGTATGTTAGCAAAAATTAATTACATAATTTTAATAGCATTAGATTTACCCTTTAGTAAAAATAGATACTCCCACTTTTCCCTCAACTCTCCCATAAAAGAGCTATCTCCTCTCTTTACTTATAAAAGAGAAGTGAATGGACAACTCCATAAGATATTATCAAATTGAAATCCCAGGTTCAGTAATGCCAGCTTCTTCCCACATAACATTACATTCTTGCTCAGCTGCAGCCTTTAATAATTCAATTAAAGGCATCGCTCTACTTTGTTGACTAATTCCTTGATCATCCCAAGCACTCTTTTGGCGCTCAATACTTGATTCTTTTTCTATTTTAATTGCATTAGTTAAAGTATTAAGCACAGCGGGAACATCCTCAGCTAGGATTGCACCCGGTATAGTTTCGGAGAGTCCCATTTTCTTCAGCATGAGTTTGGCAATGTCACCAAACATGGTGATCCCTGCATGCGCATCAGTTCTAAAGGTTACTAACATTGATTTGCTCCTTGTCCAATTCAAATAATTAGGATCAGAGTGAAATTAAATAACTCTAAACCTATATTTTCATCATACACAAATACGAAATAATAAAATTCTTAATAATCCAATATAAAACAGATACATGAAACCTACCGTAATAAAAAAACCCGCTTAACAATATTGTTAAGCGGGCTCTCTAAATGACCATGCCTTTGTACGACACCCTTGCGGGATGAAGTATTTTTTTCTAATTTGAATTAAGTCAGATTAATCTCAACAGTTAATCGTTTAAATTCAAGTCTAGTCCTTAAGGCGGCCGAAGACTCCAATCCTTTAATTACTTTCCTTTCGCTTTATACATATTCATATCAGCCGTTGTAAACAGCTTATCTATGGTTGTGCCATCTTCTGGATAGAATGCAACACCAATACTACAACTGACTTCAACCTTTTGATTTTCAATCATAAAATCATCGTTTAACATTTTAGTGATTTTTTGAACCATCCTAGCAACATCATTTCTGTTAGAAATATTTTCTAATACCAATACAAATTCATCGCCACCTATTCTTGCAACCGTATCAGAATCACGAATGGCTTGTTTTAGACGTGAAGCAGTTTCAATCAAAACCCAATCACCAAACACATGGCCTTTTGTATCATTAATAACCTTAAAATCATCCAAATCAACAAAAAGCAGTGCAAACTGGTTTTTACTTCTCTCTGATTGTGAAATTAAATGCTCAAGACGTGAAAGTAAAAGGTAACGATTAGGAACTTTTGTGAGATGGTCATAATGTGCTAGTTGCTCAAGTCGTTCGGTTTCTTTTATACGATTAGTAATATCCCGGTTAATGCCTAATGCGCCAATCATCTGTTCATTTGAATCATAGATAGGTACACACATCGACTCAATCCATCCAATGTCACCGTTTTTATGTAACATCCTGATTTCACCAGACCATTTACCAAATTTTTCAACCGTAGAAATCACTTCTAACGTGATCTTTTCAGAGTCCTCAGGAACATGAAGTATATTGACATATTGGCCAATGGCCTCATCTTTAGAATAACCATATAAATCTTCAGAACCTTTGTTCCAATCGATAATAACCCCATGAAGATCAGTGACAACCACCGCATCAAAAAGGTAATCAAACGCTTTAGCGCGTTGTTTAAGTATATCTAAGTTCATAACTTTTGAAGTAATGGAATATATTCATATTATTAATAAAGTTTCCCAATACATTAATTCAAAAAACGGTTATAACGCATAGCAAAAGCCTGTTTTTATTGAGCTGAATCTTCAGCCTTAAAAGAACCAAACAAGCTGCTTTTATAAAAAATATAACTGGTAAACCAACCTTTCAGTTTAATAAATAAACCATTATCTAATCTACCGTTACAATTGATTATAACCTTTAAGCAAAAAGATGCATTTCACAAAATTTTCTAGGGGCATAATTAATATTAAAGACGCTGTCATTCAATTGAATGAATCAACTGACTCAATCAAATTATAAAAACAAGGGGTAATAAAAAACCGCTTAACAAAACTGATAAGCGGTTTCTTTTTTATAAACTACCAGGTTTTTATGTTTATTTTATGTGGTTACGGTCACTTTTCATTGACTTCAGAGTAACGTCAATTTTAGTTTGATTCAACTCTATTACGACCACCCTTTTTTGCTTTATACAAAGCTTGATCAGCACTTTCTATTATTTCAGAAATCGAACGCAAGTCACCTGAAAGATAGGTTGTTACACCCAGGCTAATTGTCACATCAGCAGACGTATCAGAATACTCATGTGGAATAGATGCCTTCAATACATTACCACGTACACATTCTGCTACCTTTATTGCCCCTTCAGCATTGGTAGAGGGTAAAATCATTACGAATTCCTCCCCGCCATATCTTGCTATAAAATCTGTTGAACGCGGCAAACATCCTTTCATAATCGCTGCAACTGAAACCAAACATTCATCGCCTTTTTGATGCCCATAACCATCGTTGTATTGCTTGAAAAAATCAATATCTACTAGCACTAAGGAAAAACTTCCCTTATCACGATTAGCACGATTGTATTCAACGTTAATATATTCATTGAATTTTCTGCGGTTAAACAACTTGGTTAATTCATCCCTTTCAGAGCTTTCCTTTAATAAAGCATTCAATTCTGTTAGCTCTTTAGTTCTTTCATTTACTTGAGCTTCTAAATTTTGATTAAGCAGCAATAATTCTTGAGAATTGGATCGTAATTTAAATTGAATATTTAGAATTCTCAGCACAACAATAATTGAAAATAAAATGGAAAAAATTAATCCAATTGCG contains these protein-coding regions:
- a CDS encoding YgiQ family radical SAM protein, encoding MESAKPLFSYKKYWAQRFGIAPFFPMSRDEMNELGWDSCDIILVSGDAYVDHPSFGASVIGRVLEAQGFRVGIIAQPDWTSVEDFQKLGKPNLFFGVTAGNMDSMVNHYTSDRKIRHNDAYTPNDVHGKRPDRAVMVYTNRCREAFKGVPVIIGGIEASLRRIAHYDYWSDKVRGSVLMDSKADLLLYGNAERALVEVAHRTAAGEHPKDMHDIRGVAYMTNQVPEGFVVIDSTKIDQPGKIDPIQNPYDMVNEESCEQNKQSSTENKIDNGEGKGVIVVNVPLHIPKNHPRDKTVIRMPSLEQVRKDPVLYAHASRVFHLETNPGNARSLVQKHGSRNVWINPPPIPLTTPEMDKVFDLPYARAPHPAYGDAKIPAWNMIRFSVNIMRGCFGGCTFCSITEHEGRIIQNRSEESILKEVEEIRDNVEGFTGNISDLGGPTANMWRLACKDERVERNCRRLSCVYPSICRYLNTDQTPLVQLYRKARNLPGIKRVFIASGLRYDLAVETPEYVKELTQHHVGGYLKIAPEHTEDAPLSKMMKPGIGTYDRFEEMFNQYSKEAGKEQYLIPYFIAAHPGTSDEDMMNLSLWLKRKGFRADQVQAFLPSPMAIASAMYHSGRNPLRKVLKESTDTVDSPRTMKQRRLHKAFLRYHDAENWPLLREALKEMGREDLIGNSKTHLVPTYQPAGTGKSGGEGARTGRKHGKQKFVTKGADHNQRNNQGRKRNGSLKRKKTRVQG
- a CDS encoding L-lactate MFS transporter yields the protein MQKNRWLMALAAVGVHICIGSAYAWSVYVNPIKEEMNWTLTDVTIAFSIAIFFLGLSAALMGKFVEKNGPKVAAIIAAVLFGIGTAGSGLAILMESKLLLYFFYGVVGGCGLGIGYIAPVSTLVKWFPDKRGLATGLAIMGFGFASAIWGPTIKVLISEVGLSSTFIILGATYFVIMFASALYLEKPEEGYLPEGFKKKVEAGHKTIKQDLAMLGRDEAVKTPRFYGLWLMLFINVTCGIAIIGVASPLLQEVLGISAIAAAAAVGLMGIFNGAGRIFWASLSDYLTRPIVYIIFFATQAVAFYVLPSITEIIIFQFILYFIMSCYGGGFASIPAYIGDIFGTKELGAIHGYILTAWAAAGLVGPLIISMVKDSTGSYAETLYVFSGFFVVALVISIAMLSNIKSIEKKQSIAN
- a CDS encoding NADP(H)-dependent aldo-keto reductase, which translates into the protein MQYTELGNTSIKVSKICLGTMTWGEQNTQLEAFEQMDYALEQGVNFWDTAELYSVPPKAETYGSTERIIGNWFTQTGRRDEVVLASKIAGPAEFVEHIRGGKTRFNQTTIETALNQSLKRLQTDYIDLYQLHWPERPTNYFGQLGFEYPKSSPKDLTPMAETLEALSQQVKAGKIRSIGLSNETAWGTMKFIQLAKELGLEKIVSVQNPYNLLNRSYEVGLAEIAHQENVGLLAYSPLAFGVLAGKYLNNQWPEKARITLFPRFDRYLNPQAQAATEAYYDLAKKHELSLTQMALSYVNTRPFVTSNIIGATTMEQLKENIDSIHTKLNDELLTELEQIHQKYTYPSP
- a CDS encoding thiol-disulfide oxidoreductase DCC family protein, yielding MISIFFDDQCGLCSKEIAYYQTITPPGTIEWLAISQHVDALASLNIDLVTALKHIHAIDANQQVHLGVDAFILMWSELPRWRVLAKVASFKPINWLLKMGYEWFAKWRFNRSTHCQIASQDQSFK
- a CDS encoding rhodanese-like domain-containing protein; amino-acid sequence: MTHMIRLVLTLFLFIFSAQAYSVENKKSELKVKIDSNLPSVTVMHKGRPLVIQRNQNSDNTIVKDFALTSRACPPFCVQPMTVLPGVKTIGELELLDFLKRKSDGDKSLLIIDSRTPDWVAKGTIPGSINIPWTELFRNASTYEPFAVEGILTLRFGAVVDQGIWDFTNAKELVMFCNGPWCGQSPTNIKTLVSMGYPAHKIHWYRGGMQAWNGLGLTTVTP
- a CDS encoding MFS transporter, whose product is MSDHNTTNMQSNSSSTKPKPASQNSEKATEYLPPLVVTKAYNLITGDEDSRVCKEIPEQACRHQPRNFFGYLIANFLGKVADELASAKLILPWLMGALGAPSALVGFLVPIRESGVLLPQLFVAAKVRNRPRRKGVWLLGAALSGFALILMAITAISFTGATAGWMILFALVVFSLARGLCSVSAKDVLGKTVSKGKRGVLMGVSAGLAGVAGLVVGIYIEFYNSTPPIELLAWLLLFGGILWFIALLFFNTINEHDGATEGGGNAIKTAFESFSLLKTDLPFRHYVIGRILLLSSALVPPFYILIAQEYSAGELTGLGMLIISAGIASMVSAPLWGKLGDYSSKLVMAFASVGIGALGVALFTLIEADSNWLLNPLTHAFFFFAITVFHGGVRLGRKIYLVDLANEHTRATYVALSNTVIGIAMLTGGLIGLLADIISIHFVILLLSLIAFAAAWWNARLKEVSVKGD
- a CDS encoding fumarylacetoacetate hydrolase family protein; its protein translation is MKYIILISILLLPTFSFSDVSQIVRYEFNHQLSYGKITGDKIQPLTGSLFGELKANGALIPLSSVKLVLPTNPQKVFAVGMNFSSHLSSSPNSPPPLFLKLPSSLIASGEVVNLPSDANNVHFEGELVLVIGKQAKNISEAQAGDFIFGVTVGNDLTERDWQAMDLQWMRSKASDGFGPISSVITVGVDYNNLLLTTKLNGQVVQQENTRNMIHKPAKVVSYLSRYFTLMPGDLVFMGTPGRTKALSNGDIVSVEIEKVGKVENTIRQAKQ
- a CDS encoding DUF1840 domain-containing protein, with the translated sequence MLVTFRTDAHAGITMFGDIAKLMLKKMGLSETIPGAILAEDVPAVLNTLTNAIKIEKESSIERQKSAWDDQGISQQSRAMPLIELLKAAAEQECNVMWEEAGITEPGISI
- a CDS encoding sensor domain-containing diguanylate cyclase gives rise to the protein MNLDILKQRAKAFDYLFDAVVVTDLHGVIIDWNKGSEDLYGYSKDEAIGQYVNILHVPEDSEKITLEVISTVEKFGKWSGEIRMLHKNGDIGWIESMCVPIYDSNEQMIGALGINRDITNRIKETERLEQLAHYDHLTKVPNRYLLLSRLEHLISQSERSKNQFALLFVDLDDFKVINDTKGHVFGDWVLIETASRLKQAIRDSDTVARIGGDEFVLVLENISNRNDVARMVQKITKMLNDDFMIENQKVEVSCSIGVAFYPEDGTTIDKLFTTADMNMYKAKGK
- a CDS encoding GGDEF domain-containing protein encodes the protein MQAVKKNSQVDIESKSVVSLVLLIITVFLSLVVFIWITNNDSLNQQQVVLEQDLIESKKMLINSELMELARKRTRLTSQIMDSEDFFRKDELNIELEAYAGEFSKLRKQIFSLPLNDKELAILEKNDAIISQILPAQREVTELAMSDNEDNLLLAKEIFYSTVLPGQNDLIDGFRSLVAMEQIKIGSLTEQIQQSLKTNKETLINTVAIGLIFSILFSIIVVLRILNIQFKLRSNSQELLLLNQNLEAQVNERTKELTELNALLKESSERDELTKLFNRRKFNEYINVEYNRANRDKGSFSLVLVDIDFFKQYNDGYGHQKGDECLVSVAAIMKGCLPRSTDFIARYGGEEFVMILPSTNAEGAIKVAECVRGNVLKASIPHEYSDTSADVTISLGVTTYLSGDLRSISEIIESADQALYKAKKGGRNRVESN